A single genomic interval of Phocoenobacter uteri harbors:
- a CDS encoding transcriptional regulator: protein MNKTIDKAIKICGSQSVLAEKCGVSQNAVSLWLRGYGINAKYLLKIEQATNGQVTVADIVASVSE from the coding sequence ATGAATAAAACCATTGATAAAGCAATAAAGATATGCGGTTCTCAGTCTGTTTTAGCTGAAAAATGCGGTGTTAGTCAGAATGCTGTTAGCTTATGGTTAAGGGGATATGGGATTAACGCTAAATATCTTTTAAAAATAGAACAAGCCACAAACGGACAAGTTACCGTTGCCGATATTGTGGCAAGTGTGAGTGAGTAA